In Thioalkalivibrio paradoxus ARh 1, the following are encoded in one genomic region:
- the ilvD gene encoding dihydroxy-acid dehydratase, which translates to MPQYRSRTTTHGRNMAGARALWRATGMTDGDFGKPIIAIANSFTQFVPGHVHLKDLGQLVAREVEKAGGVAKEFNTIAVDDGIAMGHAGMLYSLPSRELISDAVEYMVNAHCADALVCISNCDKITPGMLNAALRLNIPAVFVSGGPMEAGKVVRDGNVLHLDLVDAMVVAADPNQSDADVEAYERSACPTCGSCSGMFTANSMNCLTEALGLSLPGNGSLLATHAGRRELFLEAGRLVVDLARRYYEQDDASVLPRSVASFAAFENAMALDIAMGGSTNTVLHLLAAAREAGVDFTMADIDRLSRQVPNICKVAPATQKYHMEDVHRAGGVLGILGELDRGGLVHRDVPTVHSASLGDALDRWDVIRSDAEPARTRYLAAPGGIPTQVAFSQDAVWDDLDLDRANGCIRDIEHAYSRDGGLAVLYGNIAVEGCIVKTAGVDESILTFSGPARIFESQDAAVDAILGDRIAKGDVVIIRYEGPKGGPGMQEMLYPTSYLKSKGLGKDCALVTDGRFSGGTSGLSIGHASPEAAQGGAIGLVEDGDLIDIDIPQRRIDVRVSDDELAQRRARMEARGEQAWKPVNRDRVVSQALQAYALMTTSASRGAVRDVSQLLGRAAARE; encoded by the coding sequence ATGCCTCAGTACCGTTCCCGCACCACCACCCACGGACGCAACATGGCCGGGGCCCGCGCCCTCTGGCGCGCCACCGGCATGACCGACGGCGATTTCGGCAAGCCGATCATCGCGATCGCCAACTCGTTCACCCAGTTCGTGCCCGGCCACGTGCACCTGAAGGATCTCGGCCAGCTGGTCGCGCGCGAAGTGGAGAAGGCCGGCGGGGTGGCCAAGGAGTTCAACACCATCGCGGTCGACGACGGCATTGCGATGGGACATGCGGGCATGTTGTACAGCCTGCCGTCGCGGGAGCTGATTTCGGACGCGGTCGAGTACATGGTCAATGCGCATTGTGCGGATGCGCTGGTCTGCATCTCCAATTGCGACAAGATCACGCCGGGAATGCTCAACGCTGCGCTGCGCCTGAACATCCCGGCGGTGTTCGTGTCCGGCGGCCCGATGGAGGCCGGCAAGGTCGTGCGCGACGGCAACGTGCTGCATCTCGATCTGGTCGACGCGATGGTGGTGGCGGCCGACCCGAACCAGAGCGATGCCGACGTCGAGGCCTACGAGCGTTCCGCGTGCCCGACCTGCGGTTCCTGCTCCGGGATGTTCACCGCGAACTCCATGAACTGCCTGACCGAGGCGCTGGGGCTGTCGCTGCCCGGCAACGGCTCGCTGCTGGCGACGCATGCCGGCCGGCGCGAACTGTTTCTGGAGGCCGGGCGTCTGGTCGTCGATCTGGCGCGCCGCTACTACGAGCAGGACGACGCGTCGGTCTTGCCACGCTCGGTCGCGAGCTTCGCGGCCTTCGAGAACGCGATGGCGCTGGACATCGCGATGGGAGGCTCGACCAACACCGTGCTGCATCTGCTGGCCGCGGCCCGCGAGGCCGGGGTCGACTTCACGATGGCCGACATCGACCGGCTGTCGCGCCAGGTGCCGAACATCTGCAAGGTGGCGCCGGCCACGCAGAAGTACCACATGGAGGATGTCCACCGCGCCGGCGGTGTACTCGGCATTCTCGGCGAACTCGACCGGGGTGGGCTGGTGCACCGCGACGTCCCGACCGTGCACAGCGCGAGCCTCGGCGACGCGCTGGACCGCTGGGACGTGATTCGCAGCGACGCGGAACCGGCCCGCACTCGCTACCTGGCCGCACCCGGTGGCATTCCGACCCAGGTTGCGTTCTCGCAGGATGCGGTCTGGGACGACCTCGATCTCGACCGCGCGAACGGCTGCATCCGCGATATCGAGCACGCCTATTCGCGGGACGGCGGTCTGGCAGTGCTCTACGGCAACATCGCGGTCGAGGGCTGCATTGTGAAGACCGCGGGGGTCGACGAGTCGATCCTGACGTTCAGCGGCCCGGCGCGGATTTTCGAAAGCCAGGATGCCGCGGTCGACGCGATCCTGGGCGACCGGATCGCCAAGGGCGACGTGGTGATCATCCGCTACGAGGGCCCGAAGGGCGGGCCCGGGATGCAGGAGATGCTGTACCCGACCAGCTATCTGAAGTCGAAGGGGCTGGGCAAGGACTGCGCGCTGGTCACCGACGGGCGCTTTTCCGGCGGCACCTCGGGCCTGTCGATCGGGCATGCCTCGCCCGAGGCGGCGCAGGGCGGGGCGATCGGCCTGGTCGAGGACGGCGACCTGATCGATATCGACATCCCGCAGCGGCGGATCGACGTGCGGGTGTCGGACGACGAGCTGGCGCAACGCCGCGCGCGCATGGAAGCGCGGGGCGAACAGGCCTGGAAACCGGTGAACCGCGACCGCGTCGTGAGCCAGGCGCTGCAGGCCTATGCGCTGATGACCACGTCGGCATCGCGCGGCGCGGTGCGCGACGTCTCGCAGCTGCTGGGCCGGGCGGCGGCTCGGGAGTAG
- a CDS encoding heavy-metal-associated domain-containing protein has protein sequence MRIEVENIKCGGCANSIRKGLLELEGIDRVEVDIEGGVVEFQADETRRAEIAERLAAMGYPEKGSVQGLKAAGAKAKSFVSCAVGRMGSE, from the coding sequence ATGCGCATCGAAGTAGAAAACATCAAGTGCGGCGGCTGCGCGAACAGCATCCGCAAGGGCCTGCTCGAACTCGAAGGGATCGACCGCGTGGAAGTCGACATCGAGGGCGGCGTCGTCGAGTTCCAGGCCGACGAGACGCGTCGCGCCGAGATTGCGGAGCGTCTCGCGGCAATGGGCTATCCGGAGAAGGGTTCGGTGCAGGGTCTGAAGGCGGCAGGCGCAAAGGCCAAGTCCTTCGTCAGCTGCGCGGTCGGGCGCATGGGCAGCGAATGA
- a CDS encoding DUF192 domain-containing protein gives MSARRRAAGIPQWLAACTGVWLLLSATASAAAGLPVAELRIADQTLTIEIAATPESMSRGLMFREHLPEDHGMLFVWPRDRVVAMWMKNTVIPLSVAFLDRDFRILNIADMEPRTLEPHHSQGRARYALEVNQGWFERHGVGPGDHIPDLGRLLAQPLRPSGG, from the coding sequence ATGAGCGCACGCAGGCGCGCGGCCGGCATCCCGCAGTGGCTCGCGGCCTGCACCGGGGTCTGGCTGCTGCTTTCCGCGACCGCGAGCGCCGCCGCGGGCCTGCCGGTCGCGGAACTGCGCATCGCCGACCAGACGCTGACGATCGAGATCGCCGCCACTCCGGAATCCATGAGCCGCGGGCTGATGTTCCGCGAACACCTGCCGGAGGACCACGGCATGCTGTTCGTCTGGCCCAGGGATCGGGTCGTGGCGATGTGGATGAAAAACACGGTTATCCCGCTGTCGGTCGCATTTCTCGACCGCGATTTCCGCATCCTGAACATTGCCGATATGGAACCGCGGACGCTCGAACCGCATCACTCGCAGGGGCGCGCGCGCTACGCGCTGGAGGTCAACCAGGGCTGGTTCGAACGCCACGGTGTCGGCCCGGGCGACCACATCCCGGATCTCGGGCGCCTGCTCGCGCAGCCACTCCGGCCTTCAGGCGGGTAG
- a CDS encoding mechanosensitive ion channel domain-containing protein codes for MRRSVTFLYRLFLLLFLLPVSSLAAQERNDHGAAALPVITAQQLRDLRAEVRGGRERLEPLIEAIDLAPAEQWLERSPVERLTQRAEAAADHPPSRSLWEGALEHEQAATERLRGALDRADLALAGFQRLDQADQQIANLLDVGPIGIVDTVPEGRSLSEIEADIATLDRRRAQIALERDQKQQTLLRLEEQVRTQDETIERLRQEREAELEVTPWGPLDEPALAAAFDAWQQALDRRTEARVIAAQLDSQTLPARIEILRLEARVLEAESVWAAQRLRQLTFELAERSGEELRALRGEIRRLVERDPEAAERFGPQIELLLQRIDRIAHTQARVRTLQEKRERFAQIETDISDTLASVRERLEIGGLTEILGGLLLEEQRRLRQIEDLRFLLSDLERELAQSRLRDISLRDELRALPPVLPAIADDPSEAELRRLQREVIQSQLQADEQLTEHLRLAEVRLRVVVAQVDELAQLLRESLLWWPSHVPVGIDWSAQLPAALLALLDPASWQEIRNALYTITAGSPWGTLLTVLIAGLLFLWGRGTPQHLARLAEKTSHRYSDRIGLTFQAMGWSLLRVLPVPLLLLSTSLRLERLPEIGPGVEILAAALLGTAIWWLAGHLFLLFTSRNGVGMAHFDWNPLVVRRLRLNLAWYLPAQLTLIIFLALAFGHPSELVFDVFGRMGLLAAVVLTGLFAWRMLAPRRTDAEVDPRQDRRRRLVRLALAAVAIGLIGLTLAGYLLTVSELLGRIINTVVVVAAAWLGYSLAARALVLSETRLAMRRMREQRAKAAALDSGSAVGEGAVIDLPEPHLSVENINQQTRTLLRVTAGAVLVLALLWVWADILPALTWLERVTLWSRTIVVGETEIISRVSLQDFLLAIFLGVLFTLAARNLPGLVEILLSRSTRMDAAGRYTVTTLLRYVLAVVAVISVFSLLGLRWSELQWMVAALTLGLGFGLQEVVANFVSGIIMLFERPVRVGDTITIGEYSGTVARIRTRATTIVDWDNREIVIPNKNFITERLINWTLSDTMTRIVLPVGVSYDADVDEVMETLQHIAEASPLVLKDPPPTVLFLKFGDSALSFEMRVYVDQLKDRLVTISELHQTIIREFRSKGIEIAYPQMDLHIRDVAPMARAPFRSTDPPAEAPDSSPSAS; via the coding sequence GTGCGCCGATCTGTGACTTTCCTGTACCGGCTGTTCCTGCTGCTGTTCCTGCTGCCGGTCAGCTCGCTAGCCGCTCAGGAACGCAACGACCATGGAGCTGCCGCACTGCCGGTAATCACCGCGCAGCAGCTGCGTGATCTGCGTGCCGAGGTGCGCGGCGGACGCGAGCGGCTCGAGCCCCTGATCGAGGCGATCGACCTCGCTCCTGCCGAGCAGTGGCTCGAACGCAGCCCCGTCGAGCGGCTGACGCAGCGAGCCGAGGCCGCGGCCGACCACCCGCCTTCGCGTAGTCTCTGGGAGGGTGCGCTGGAGCACGAGCAGGCCGCCACCGAACGGCTGCGTGGCGCACTGGACCGCGCCGATCTGGCGCTGGCGGGTTTCCAAAGACTCGATCAGGCGGACCAGCAGATCGCCAACCTGCTCGACGTCGGCCCGATCGGAATCGTGGACACCGTGCCGGAGGGGCGGAGTCTGAGCGAGATCGAGGCCGACATCGCCACTCTCGACCGCAGGCGGGCGCAGATCGCGCTCGAGCGGGACCAGAAGCAACAGACCTTGTTGCGCCTCGAAGAGCAGGTCCGCACTCAGGACGAAACGATCGAACGGCTGCGCCAGGAGCGCGAGGCGGAACTGGAGGTCACGCCGTGGGGCCCGCTCGATGAGCCTGCACTGGCCGCGGCGTTCGATGCCTGGCAACAGGCGCTGGACCGGCGCACCGAGGCCCGGGTGATCGCCGCCCAGCTCGACTCCCAAACGCTCCCGGCGCGCATCGAGATCCTGCGGCTCGAGGCACGGGTACTGGAAGCGGAGAGCGTGTGGGCGGCTCAACGCCTCCGGCAATTGACATTCGAACTGGCCGAACGCTCGGGTGAGGAACTGCGTGCGCTGCGTGGCGAGATCCGGCGCCTGGTCGAACGCGATCCGGAAGCGGCCGAGCGCTTCGGTCCGCAGATCGAACTGCTGCTTCAGCGCATCGACCGGATCGCCCATACCCAGGCACGCGTGCGCACGCTTCAGGAAAAACGCGAGCGCTTCGCACAGATCGAGACCGATATCTCCGACACGCTGGCCAGCGTCCGCGAGCGCCTGGAGATCGGCGGCCTGACCGAGATCCTGGGCGGCCTGTTGCTCGAGGAGCAACGCCGGCTGCGGCAGATCGAGGACCTGCGCTTTTTGTTGAGCGATCTGGAGCGCGAACTCGCGCAGTCCCGGCTGCGCGATATCAGCCTGCGTGACGAACTGCGCGCGTTGCCGCCAGTCCTGCCGGCGATCGCCGACGACCCGTCCGAGGCAGAGCTGCGGCGCCTGCAACGCGAGGTGATCCAGTCCCAGTTGCAGGCCGACGAGCAGCTGACCGAGCATCTCCGCCTGGCCGAGGTCCGGCTGCGCGTGGTCGTGGCCCAAGTCGACGAGCTGGCCCAGTTGCTGCGCGAGTCGCTGCTCTGGTGGCCCAGCCACGTGCCGGTCGGAATCGACTGGTCGGCCCAGCTGCCGGCCGCGCTGCTCGCGCTGCTGGACCCGGCCTCCTGGCAGGAGATCCGCAATGCGCTGTATACCATCACTGCGGGAAGCCCCTGGGGCACGCTGCTGACGGTATTGATCGCCGGCCTGCTGTTCCTCTGGGGCCGGGGAACACCTCAGCACCTGGCGCGGCTGGCGGAGAAGACCAGTCACCGGTACAGCGACCGCATCGGGCTGACGTTCCAGGCGATGGGCTGGAGTCTGCTGCGCGTGCTGCCGGTACCGCTGCTCTTGTTGTCCACCAGCCTGCGACTGGAACGGCTGCCGGAGATCGGACCGGGGGTGGAGATTCTGGCAGCGGCCCTGCTCGGAACCGCGATCTGGTGGCTCGCCGGCCACCTGTTCCTGCTGTTCACCAGCCGCAACGGCGTGGGCATGGCCCACTTCGACTGGAACCCGCTGGTCGTTCGCCGGCTGCGCCTGAATCTGGCCTGGTACCTGCCCGCTCAGCTCACGTTGATCATCTTCCTCGCGCTTGCGTTCGGCCATCCCAGCGAACTGGTGTTCGACGTGTTCGGCCGTATGGGGCTGCTGGCAGCGGTGGTGCTGACCGGCTTGTTCGCCTGGCGCATGCTCGCCCCCCGCCGCACCGATGCCGAGGTGGACCCGCGACAAGACCGCAGGCGGCGACTGGTGCGCCTGGCGCTGGCCGCAGTCGCGATCGGACTGATCGGGCTGACGCTGGCCGGCTACCTGCTGACCGTGTCCGAACTGCTGGGCCGCATCATCAACACCGTCGTCGTCGTCGCCGCCGCCTGGCTCGGCTACAGCCTGGCCGCCCGGGCGCTGGTGCTCAGCGAGACGCGACTCGCGATGCGCAGGATGCGCGAGCAGCGTGCCAAGGCCGCGGCTCTGGACTCGGGCAGCGCCGTCGGGGAAGGCGCAGTCATCGACCTGCCCGAACCCCACCTGAGCGTGGAAAACATCAACCAGCAAACCCGCACCCTGCTGCGTGTCACTGCCGGGGCCGTGCTGGTACTGGCGCTGCTCTGGGTGTGGGCCGACATCCTGCCCGCCCTGACCTGGCTGGAACGCGTCACGCTGTGGTCGCGCACGATCGTGGTCGGCGAGACCGAGATCATCAGCCGGGTGAGCCTGCAGGACTTCCTGCTCGCGATCTTCCTCGGGGTACTGTTCACGCTGGCCGCGCGCAATCTTCCGGGCCTGGTGGAGATCCTGCTCTCGCGCAGCACCCGGATGGACGCGGCCGGTCGGTACACCGTGACCACACTGCTACGCTACGTGCTGGCGGTGGTGGCGGTGATCAGCGTGTTCTCGCTGCTGGGGCTGCGCTGGAGCGAGTTGCAGTGGATGGTTGCAGCGCTGACGCTGGGCCTCGGCTTCGGTTTGCAGGAGGTGGTCGCGAACTTCGTCTCCGGCATCATCATGCTGTTCGAGCGCCCGGTACGCGTCGGCGACACGATCACCATCGGCGAGTACAGCGGCACGGTGGCCCGGATCCGCACCCGCGCGACGACCATCGTCGACTGGGACAACCGCGAGATCGTGATTCCGAACAAGAATTTCATTACCGAGCGCCTGATCAACTGGACGCTGTCCGACACCATGACCCGGATCGTGCTTCCGGTCGGCGTCAGCTACGATGCCGATGTCGACGAAGTGATGGAGACCCTGCAGCACATCGCCGAGGCCAGCCCGCTGGTACTGAAGGATCCGCCCCCCACCGTGCTGTTCCTGAAATTCGGCGACAGCGCGCTGAGCTTCGAAATGCGCGTGTACGTGGACCAGCTCAAGGACCGGCTGGTCACGATCAGCGAACTGCACCAGACGATCATTCGGGAGTTCCGCAGCAAGGGGATCGAGATCGCGTATCCGCAGATGGATTTGCATATTCGCGATGTCGCGCCGATGGCCCGAGCGCCGTTCCGAAGCACGGACCCACCGGCCGAGGCCCCGGATTCGTCGCCGTCGGCATCCTGA
- a CDS encoding LysR substrate-binding domain-containing protein: MELRQLRSLVTLADSGFSVSRAAQQLHLVQPAVSQHLRLLEAALGTPLFLRHGKRLVGLTEAGQQVLRHARSVLAEVGNIVAVGRDHVEEARGVLRIGTTHTQARYVLPPVLIAFKRAYPEVEVQIHQGTPAQLVEMALADRVDLAVCTEAVGEHDALITLPSYRWNRCLITTPGHPLLQRRPISLGALCEYPMITYVFGFTGRTSLSQTFAKVGLHPRVVLSAADADVIKTYVRSGMGIGIIADLAFHTEHDRDLERRDLSHLFPWEVTRVAYPRGKYVRRFQQRFIDLFQQQADRIGRGWGAGRLGAVVAEP, encoded by the coding sequence ATGGAGCTCCGGCAACTCCGTTCCCTGGTGACGCTGGCCGACAGTGGATTCAGCGTCAGCCGTGCGGCGCAGCAGCTGCACCTGGTCCAGCCCGCGGTTTCGCAGCACCTGCGGCTGCTGGAGGCGGCGCTGGGAACCCCGTTGTTCCTGCGCCATGGCAAGCGGTTGGTGGGTCTGACCGAGGCGGGGCAGCAGGTGCTGCGGCACGCCCGCAGCGTGCTGGCCGAGGTCGGGAACATCGTGGCCGTGGGGCGCGACCATGTCGAGGAAGCCCGCGGCGTGCTGCGCATCGGCACCACGCATACTCAGGCCCGCTACGTGCTGCCGCCGGTGCTGATCGCCTTCAAGCGGGCGTACCCCGAGGTCGAGGTGCAAATCCACCAGGGCACGCCGGCGCAGTTGGTCGAGATGGCGCTGGCGGATCGCGTGGACCTGGCCGTCTGTACCGAGGCGGTCGGCGAGCACGACGCCCTGATCACCCTGCCATCGTATCGCTGGAACCGCTGCCTGATCACGACCCCGGGGCATCCGCTGTTGCAGCGACGACCGATCTCGCTCGGGGCGCTCTGCGAATACCCGATGATCACCTACGTGTTCGGGTTCACGGGCAGGACCAGCCTCAGCCAGACGTTCGCCAAGGTGGGCCTGCACCCCCGGGTAGTGCTGAGTGCGGCAGACGCCGACGTGATCAAGACCTACGTGCGTTCCGGAATGGGGATCGGGATCATCGCCGATCTCGCGTTCCATACGGAACACGACCGCGACCTCGAGCGACGCGATCTGAGCCACCTGTTCCCGTGGGAAGTCACCCGGGTTGCGTACCCGAGGGGCAAGTATGTGCGCCGGTTCCAGCAGCGGTTCATCGACCTGTTCCAACAGCAGGCCGACCGCATCGGCCGGGGATGGGGTGCGGGCAGGCTGGGGGCAGTCGTCGCAGAGCCCTGA
- a CDS encoding TusE/DsrC/DsvC family sulfur relay protein: protein MLRTPEPSPPRPHSQLFAEPGTLFDEDGFVVDHDHWNEALAERIARREGVGPLDERHWKLLHHVRERYLELGGMPGMRRVCKATGMSRDEIYDLFGGCLPVWRIAGLPNPGEEAKTYLD from the coding sequence ATGCTGAGAACCCCGGAACCCTCCCCGCCCAGACCCCACTCGCAGCTGTTCGCGGAACCCGGCACCCTGTTCGACGAGGATGGATTCGTCGTCGACCACGACCACTGGAACGAGGCACTGGCCGAGCGCATCGCCCGGCGCGAAGGCGTGGGACCATTGGACGAACGGCACTGGAAACTGCTGCACCATGTGCGCGAACGCTACCTGGAGCTGGGCGGGATGCCCGGAATGCGGCGTGTCTGCAAGGCCACTGGCATGTCACGCGACGAAATCTACGACCTCTTCGGCGGCTGCCTGCCGGTCTGGCGGATCGCCGGCCTGCCGAACCCCGGCGAGGAGGCCAAGACCTATCTCGATTGA
- the argA gene encoding amino-acid N-acetyltransferase produces METEQQQIGLDWFRAAVPYIVAHRDRTMVIAIAGEAAQALEFPTLLRDIAQLQALGTRVVLVHGARPQIEARLRERGLTPRYAAGLRVTDAAALEAVCDAVGRLRLHIEGLLSRNLGNPGIAGARLRVASGNFVTARPLGVREGVDFQFTGEVRRVDAPGIVRLLDEGQIVLLSPLGYSPTGEVFNLSGEDVATQVAVALKADKLVFLTEAGPLRDRQREMLTQLTVSAAERLLTTDSGLPEELAAHLRSAVDVCTVHDLRVHLVDRHIDGGLLIELFSRQGIGTLVSREPVERLRAATLDDVGGIFDLIQPLESEGILVRRSREHLELEIDCFRVLDADGLIIGTAALYTFPETKAAEIACLALHPEYRGGGRGDQILEHVETLAWRRGHRQVFVLTTRTQQWFQERGYREGQITDLPPARQALYNQARNSKVLVKALG; encoded by the coding sequence ATGGAAACCGAGCAGCAACAGATCGGACTCGACTGGTTCCGTGCGGCGGTGCCGTACATCGTTGCGCACCGCGACCGGACCATGGTCATCGCGATCGCGGGCGAGGCCGCTCAGGCTTTGGAGTTCCCGACGCTGTTGCGCGATATCGCGCAGCTGCAGGCCTTGGGCACTCGCGTGGTGTTGGTACACGGGGCCCGGCCGCAAATCGAGGCAAGGCTGCGCGAGCGGGGATTGACGCCGCGCTACGCCGCCGGCCTGCGCGTGACCGACGCCGCTGCGCTCGAAGCGGTCTGCGACGCGGTAGGCCGGCTGCGGCTGCACATCGAAGGCCTGCTGTCGCGCAACCTCGGCAACCCCGGCATCGCCGGCGCACGGCTGCGGGTCGCCAGCGGCAATTTCGTCACCGCGCGCCCGCTCGGGGTCCGCGAAGGCGTCGACTTCCAGTTCACCGGAGAAGTGCGCCGCGTGGATGCGCCCGGCATCGTTCGCCTGCTCGACGAGGGCCAGATCGTATTGCTGTCGCCGCTCGGCTACTCGCCGACCGGCGAGGTGTTCAACCTGTCCGGCGAGGACGTCGCGACGCAGGTCGCGGTCGCGCTGAAGGCGGACAAGCTGGTGTTCCTGACCGAGGCCGGACCGCTGCGCGACCGCCAGCGCGAGATGCTAACGCAGCTGACGGTGTCAGCGGCCGAACGCCTGCTGACCACCGATTCCGGGTTGCCCGAGGAACTCGCGGCCCACCTGCGCAGCGCGGTCGATGTCTGCACGGTGCACGACCTGCGCGTGCACCTGGTCGACCGGCACATCGACGGCGGCCTGCTGATCGAGCTGTTCTCGCGCCAGGGTATCGGCACGCTGGTCAGCCGCGAGCCGGTGGAACGGCTGCGCGCCGCGACCCTCGACGACGTCGGCGGGATCTTCGACTTGATCCAGCCGCTGGAGAGCGAGGGGATTCTGGTGCGACGCTCGCGCGAGCACCTCGAGCTCGAGATCGACTGTTTCCGCGTGCTGGACGCCGACGGTTTGATCATCGGTACTGCGGCGCTATACACGTTCCCCGAAACCAAGGCGGCCGAGATCGCCTGCCTGGCCTTGCACCCGGAATATCGCGGCGGCGGGCGCGGCGACCAGATCCTCGAACATGTGGAAACGCTGGCCTGGCGGCGCGGCCACCGGCAAGTGTTCGTACTGACGACCCGCACCCAGCAGTGGTTCCAGGAACGCGGGTATCGCGAGGGGCAGATCACCGACCTCCCGCCAGCGCGACAGGCGCTGTACAACCAGGCGCGCAACTCGAAGGTGCTCGTGAAGGCGCTGGGCTGA
- a CDS encoding cupin domain-containing protein, producing MSLLLGAGVASAQGAGDQQAFIWTADDPDLEWGPCPDFMPDGCGLAVLQGDPAAHNADVFFKLPGGSTAPHHWHTSAERMVLTSGEMVVDYDGQDPVTLRPGTYAYGPARLPHITHCVSTEPCVLFIAFEEPVDALPTEQH from the coding sequence ATGTCGCTGCTTCTGGGCGCTGGCGTCGCCTCGGCCCAGGGCGCTGGGGACCAGCAAGCGTTCATCTGGACCGCTGACGACCCTGATCTCGAATGGGGTCCCTGTCCCGACTTCATGCCCGATGGCTGTGGCCTTGCGGTGCTTCAGGGCGACCCGGCCGCGCATAATGCGGATGTCTTCTTCAAGCTGCCCGGCGGCTCCACGGCTCCCCATCACTGGCACACTTCCGCGGAGAGAATGGTACTGACCTCTGGGGAAATGGTGGTGGATTATGACGGCCAGGACCCCGTGACCCTGAGGCCGGGAACCTACGCCTACGGCCCGGCCCGACTGCCGCACATCACCCACTGCGTGTCGACCGAGCCATGCGTGCTGTTCATCGCCTTTGAAGAACCTGTCGACGCACTGCCGACCGAACAGCATTGA
- a CDS encoding TetR/AcrR family transcriptional regulator, with protein MASTTKQRLLDTGLAMLLKHGYHDLGIQALLEATHVPKGSFYHHFTNKEDFALQVIDEYMREVHEGLAASLGNPRLSPLQRARTFFELSRDKYRREGYMGCLLGGLGQELAGVSEGFRRRIQGCFAAIVDRLTACLEEAREQGEIDPQADPRELADLLLDCWEGAALRSRLTRDPAPLNAMLDFYFGAVVAR; from the coding sequence ATGGCATCGACCACCAAACAACGCCTGCTCGACACCGGCCTGGCCATGCTGCTGAAGCACGGCTACCACGATCTGGGCATCCAGGCCTTGCTCGAGGCGACGCATGTCCCGAAGGGCTCGTTTTACCATCACTTCACCAACAAGGAAGATTTCGCGCTGCAGGTGATCGACGAGTACATGCGCGAAGTGCACGAGGGCCTGGCTGCCAGCCTTGGCAATCCCCGGTTATCACCCCTCCAGCGGGCACGCACCTTCTTCGAGCTGTCCCGCGATAAGTACCGGCGGGAAGGCTACATGGGGTGCCTGCTGGGCGGTCTTGGCCAGGAACTGGCGGGCGTCAGCGAGGGCTTCCGGCGCAGGATCCAAGGCTGCTTCGCGGCGATCGTCGATCGCCTGACGGCTTGCCTGGAGGAGGCGAGGGAGCAGGGCGAGATCGATCCGCAGGCCGATCCGCGGGAACTCGCGGACCTGCTGCTCGATTGCTGGGAGGGGGCCGCACTGCGCAGCCGACTGACACGCGATCCCGCGCCGCTGAACGCGATGCTCGACTTCTACTTCGGCGCGGTCGTCGCCCGCTGA
- a CDS encoding YkgJ family cysteine cluster protein: MTDPLSRASSFSYRCKACSRCCRDKKIQLNPYELARLALAAELPVVELIERFTVDGVHLRQQPDGTCVLLGPEGCTVHRHRPLVCRLYPLGRIVNPTGERFVRVTPHPRSEGLFGEDGRVSDYLAQQGAPPFMAAADAYYALYLRLAVLPPDGLSALGRMDLLDLETTVDADCRRRGETPPETLEERAEHHVAILAARCGLLLANVSVRGTPGSPLTVPAPGFSDPRA, encoded by the coding sequence ATGACCGACCCGCTGTCCCGGGCTTCGAGCTTCTCCTACCGGTGCAAGGCTTGCAGCCGCTGCTGCCGCGACAAGAAGATCCAGCTGAACCCATACGAGTTGGCGCGGCTCGCGCTCGCAGCCGAACTGCCGGTCGTGGAACTGATCGAGCGGTTCACCGTCGACGGTGTCCATCTGCGGCAGCAGCCGGACGGGACCTGCGTGCTGCTCGGGCCGGAGGGTTGTACCGTCCATCGGCATCGCCCGCTCGTCTGCCGGCTGTACCCGCTCGGACGGATCGTGAATCCCACGGGGGAACGCTTCGTGCGGGTAACCCCGCACCCCCGGTCCGAAGGGCTGTTCGGGGAGGACGGTCGCGTGTCCGACTACCTGGCCCAACAAGGTGCCCCGCCTTTCATGGCCGCAGCCGACGCCTACTATGCGCTGTACCTCCGCCTCGCTGTTCTGCCGCCGGATGGGCTGTCGGCCCTCGGCCGCATGGACCTGCTGGACCTGGAAACCACGGTCGATGCCGACTGCCGGCGTCGCGGGGAAACCCCGCCGGAAACGCTGGAGGAACGTGCCGAACACCACGTCGCCATCCTTGCCGCGCGTTGCGGCCTGCTGCTGGCAAACGTAAGCGTCCGGGGAACCCCGGGTTCTCCGCTTACAGTTCCGGCGCCGGGATTTTCAGATCCTCGGGCGTGA